A region of the Chryseobacterium gotjawalense genome:
AAAATAATGCTAACTTTACTTTAGATTAAAAAGATATGAAATCAGACGAGCTTTCTTCCGAAGACAAAATATTACTCGCAGCCTCTAAAATATTTACCGAAAAAGGTTTTTCCGGAACCAGAACGCGCGATATCGCTGAAGAAGCTGGAATTAATGTGGCGCTTCTCAATTATTATTTCCGAACCAAAGAGAAATTATTTGAACAGGTCATGAAAGTGAAAATCGTTTTGCTTTTCGGAAAAATTATTCCAATCATTACGAACGAGAAAACGTCATTAGATGAAAAACTCGACTTGGCAAGTGCAAAATATTTCGAGATTCTGTCTGAAAACCCTAATCTTCCCATCTTTGTTTTGAGCGAAATTCAAAAGAAAACATCAGATGTGAAATCAATTCTTCCCTTTGACAAAGTATTGAAAAACTCATTCATCATAAGACAGATTCAAGAGCGCAAACCTGAAATCGATCCTTTTCATTTTCTATTGAACTTTTTAA
Encoded here:
- a CDS encoding TetR/AcrR family transcriptional regulator gives rise to the protein MKSDELSSEDKILLAASKIFTEKGFSGTRTRDIAEEAGINVALLNYYFRTKEKLFEQVMKVKIVLLFGKIIPIITNEKTSLDEKLDLASAKYFEILSENPNLPIFVLSEIQKKTSDVKSILPFDKVLKNSFIIRQIQERKPEIDPFHFLLNFLSMTVFPFLGKPILQSFDLMDDAEFQKFVEERKTLVPMWMKMMLNH